In Rouxiella sp. WC2420, the following proteins share a genomic window:
- a CDS encoding FUSC family protein — MKWLTKNAFLFSVKTCIAAFLALYIALKLNLDKPAWSLTSVFIISQLYSASTLSKSVFRLLGTLLGGAFIFFIYPITVQHPLLFSVSVSLWIAFCLYLSLHDRTPKSYVFMLAGYSAAIMGFADVTSPLDITYTVISRIEEIAVAIVCSTLVHMIIFPVRMSTLLENSVNNWFESAKKICGDMLTRVSKEKSLEHENILIQMANYPVNVEVLITHCVYEGDSARTLIRMVTVQYQHLSYLIPTLSAIEKRLILLSDHGITFPNFVAETFSHFLIWLNNPQQFGDTTVLVDEMIASQESIKDLYIRGEMSAEEGLLLTGLVERLQNFIRIAHAYLAVKEKVNALGDERNPAKFKLFKKHADKGLIFLSSLTIFIVTMLCCLFWIGSGWKHGGTAPVMASIACSFFATQDSPIASLQVFLKAVIIAIAASLIYTLILIPTATSFEALVMCLVPGLLALGFVIANPATNIFGLIISTQIPSFMAMSHDFRPDPLTIINSAISTIVGILIAVLVTAIIRNKRPSWTAKRALRRGIKDLLQFTQAIKMNKSSLLGRQQYVAGMLDKVNIILPRIKVDPIPNVALGGNLITEIWIGVSVFDFYARHEELLRNNGIDTDALLFEINNYIKSRLKNIYVAPPPSLLGELNQLLLKLEPACRADMHLFMPLFYLFNIRMWLYSSERWPTV, encoded by the coding sequence ATGAAGTGGCTGACAAAAAATGCTTTTTTGTTCTCGGTAAAAACCTGTATTGCTGCATTCCTGGCTTTATACATCGCTTTAAAACTTAATCTTGATAAGCCTGCCTGGTCCTTGACCTCAGTTTTTATCATCTCTCAGCTTTACTCCGCGTCGACGCTCTCAAAGTCCGTATTTCGTCTTTTGGGAACGCTGTTGGGAGGCGCATTTATTTTCTTTATTTATCCGATCACGGTTCAGCATCCGCTGCTTTTCAGCGTAAGCGTTTCGCTGTGGATTGCTTTCTGCCTTTATCTTTCGCTGCACGATCGCACGCCTAAAAGTTATGTCTTTATGCTGGCAGGATACAGTGCGGCGATTATGGGCTTTGCCGACGTCACCTCCCCGTTGGACATCACCTATACGGTGATTTCGCGAATTGAAGAAATCGCTGTCGCCATCGTCTGTAGCACCTTGGTACATATGATCATTTTCCCGGTTCGTATGAGTACGTTGCTGGAAAATAGCGTCAACAACTGGTTTGAAAGCGCCAAGAAAATTTGCGGGGACATGCTGACGCGCGTGTCGAAAGAAAAGTCGCTGGAGCATGAAAATATCCTGATCCAGATGGCCAATTATCCGGTCAACGTCGAAGTGTTGATCACCCACTGCGTTTATGAGGGCGACTCGGCGCGTACACTAATCCGCATGGTGACGGTGCAATATCAGCATCTTTCTTATTTAATCCCGACCCTGAGTGCGATTGAGAAACGGCTGATCTTGCTGAGCGATCACGGTATTACCTTTCCTAATTTTGTTGCCGAAACTTTTAGCCACTTTCTAATTTGGCTCAATAATCCTCAGCAGTTTGGTGATACCACCGTGCTGGTGGATGAGATGATAGCTTCACAGGAAAGCATCAAAGATCTCTATATCCGTGGAGAGATGAGCGCGGAGGAGGGGTTATTGTTAACCGGCCTGGTTGAGCGCCTGCAAAACTTTATCCGTATAGCTCACGCTTATCTGGCAGTAAAAGAAAAAGTCAACGCGTTAGGCGATGAAAGGAACCCTGCGAAGTTTAAGCTATTTAAAAAGCATGCTGATAAAGGACTGATTTTCCTGTCTTCACTGACGATTTTTATCGTCACTATGCTTTGCTGTCTGTTCTGGATTGGCAGCGGCTGGAAGCACGGCGGTACCGCGCCAGTGATGGCATCGATTGCCTGTTCGTTTTTTGCGACTCAAGACAGCCCGATTGCCTCGCTGCAGGTTTTCCTCAAGGCGGTCATTATCGCCATCGCTGCCAGCCTGATTTATACCCTGATTCTTATCCCCACGGCGACCAGCTTTGAAGCATTAGTGATGTGTTTAGTGCCGGGTCTACTGGCTTTGGGGTTCGTCATTGCCAATCCGGCGACTAATATCTTTGGTCTGATTATCTCGACGCAGATCCCAAGCTTTATGGCCATGAGCCATGATTTCCGGCCCGATCCACTGACGATTATCAACTCGGCAATCTCTACCATTGTCGGCATTCTTATTGCGGTGCTGGTTACGGCAATTATTCGTAATAAACGACCTTCCTGGACTGCAAAGCGCGCGCTGCGCAGAGGAATAAAAGATCTATTGCAGTTCACCCAGGCAATTAAAATGAATAAATCGTCATTGCTGGGGCGTCAGCAATATGTGGCGGGAATGCTGGATAAAGTTAATATCATTTTGCCGCGTATCAAAGTGGACCCTATTCCTAATGTGGCCCTGGGGGGCAATCTGATAACAGAAATCTGGATTGGCGTTAGCGTATTTGATTTTTACGCCAGACATGAAGAGTTGTTGAGAAACAACGGTATTGATACAGACGCGCTGCTGTTTGAGATAAACAATTATATTAAGAGCAGGCTGAAAAACATTTACGTAGCGCCTCCGCCATCGCTGCTGGGCGAGCTGAATCAGCTGTTATTAAAGCTGGAACCAGCATGTCGGGCCGATATGCATCTATTTATGCCGCTGTTTTATCTATTTAATATCCGTATGTGGCTCTATTCTTCAGAGCGCTGGCCAACCGTTTAA
- a CDS encoding MFS transporter translates to MEFAHSSSLSHQSAAINAPELITRIDALPSSPGLWRFIILLAIGGFFELYDLFQTAYISPGLIAEGIFHTGSAGVFGISDQAAFASSTFLGLFVGTSLLSPLADKFGRRLTFMFALLWYSFFTLLIVFQNQAEWIIFLRFLVGVGLGIELVTIDTYLVEMVPTRLRSKAFAFSFFIQFMSVPVVALISWWFVPHTWFGLTGWRYVLLVSVVFSLFIWIVRKKLPESPRWLLQHGKADKALEVLEDLEKQCGAAKVERLERLVTLHDEQQFERRGRFKEIWTPQFRSRTIMLMIFNIFQAIGFFGFGNWLPALLAGQGSSFTHSLSYSIVITLGFPLGCLISVLYADKFEIKWQVVAGALGVVIFGALFGLQRSPIGMIFCGFMVSYCNAWMTYSFHSYQTEVFPTRIRVTAVGFCYSFSRLSTVFSSIIIGMFLQYTGNIGVLSFIVASMIIVVLVISILGPKTKDIELENI, encoded by the coding sequence ATGGAATTCGCACATTCATCGTCTTTATCGCATCAGTCGGCGGCAATTAATGCCCCTGAGCTGATCACCAGGATAGACGCCCTGCCCTCATCACCGGGACTGTGGCGCTTTATAATATTGTTGGCAATAGGTGGTTTCTTTGAACTCTACGATCTGTTCCAAACGGCTTATATTAGCCCGGGATTGATCGCTGAAGGCATTTTCCACACCGGCAGCGCTGGCGTATTTGGTATTTCGGATCAGGCCGCTTTCGCCTCTTCGACCTTCCTCGGCCTGTTTGTCGGCACCAGCCTTCTGAGTCCGTTGGCCGACAAGTTTGGTCGTCGCCTGACCTTTATGTTTGCCCTGTTGTGGTACAGCTTTTTCACTCTGCTTATCGTCTTTCAGAACCAGGCCGAATGGATAATTTTCCTGCGCTTTCTGGTCGGTGTTGGCTTGGGTATCGAGCTGGTAACCATCGACACCTATCTGGTTGAAATGGTGCCTACTCGCCTGCGCAGTAAAGCCTTCGCCTTTTCATTTTTCATCCAGTTTATGTCGGTCCCGGTGGTAGCGCTGATTTCATGGTGGTTCGTTCCGCATACCTGGTTTGGCCTTACCGGATGGCGCTACGTGTTGTTGGTCAGCGTAGTGTTTTCACTGTTTATCTGGATCGTGCGCAAAAAACTGCCTGAGTCTCCTCGCTGGCTGTTACAGCATGGCAAAGCTGATAAAGCCCTTGAAGTGCTTGAAGATCTGGAAAAACAGTGTGGAGCAGCGAAGGTAGAACGCCTTGAGCGTCTGGTGACTCTACATGATGAACAACAGTTCGAGCGTCGCGGAAGATTCAAAGAAATCTGGACGCCACAGTTCCGTTCTCGCACTATTATGCTAATGATTTTCAATATATTTCAGGCCATTGGCTTCTTTGGTTTCGGCAACTGGTTACCTGCTCTGCTGGCCGGACAAGGCAGCAGCTTCACCCACAGCCTGTCTTACTCAATAGTAATCACGCTCGGTTTTCCTCTGGGGTGTCTGATTTCAGTACTCTACGCCGACAAGTTCGAGATCAAGTGGCAGGTAGTGGCAGGCGCGCTGGGGGTAGTCATTTTTGGTGCGCTATTTGGTCTCCAGCGCAGTCCAATCGGCATGATCTTCTGCGGATTTATGGTCAGCTACTGTAACGCCTGGATGACCTATAGTTTCCACTCTTATCAAACCGAGGTGTTCCCGACGCGTATTCGCGTCACTGCCGTTGGCTTCTGCTACTCGTTTAGCCGCCTATCGACAGTGTTTAGCAGCATTATTATCGGAATGTTTTTGCAATACACCGGCAATATTGGCGTACTGTCGTTTATCGTCGCCAGTATGATCATTGTGGTGTTGGTTATCTCGATATTGGGACCGAAAACCAAAGACATAGAGCTAGAAAATATTTGA
- a CDS encoding YodC family protein: MAEKFEAGDVVLLKSGGPKMTIDSYDQDDEKYRCEWFVDGKVQHQLFRESSLEKYVSPGW; encoded by the coding sequence ATGGCAGAGAAATTTGAAGCGGGCGACGTAGTACTGCTTAAATCTGGTGGTCCAAAAATGACTATCGACAGTTACGATCAGGATGATGAAAAATACCGCTGTGAGTGGTTTGTCGATGGCAAAGTGCAACACCAACTATTCAGAGAGTCTTCACTGGAGAAATACGTTTCACCTGGTTGGTAG
- a CDS encoding NADPH-dependent F420 reductase — protein sequence MFLRKLSGFVQRLTHLATALPLALILILTSTAMLSSEALAAPRPLHKIGIIGGGQMGSTLGKLWVDAGYQVMFASRHPDELKSLASSLGHNTQVGTVQQATQFGDVVVMAVPYGALPGLGKTLGPALKNKIVLDVGNPYPGRDGQTAQTALSIGSGRASAKFLPGAQVVRAFNSIAASTLASDAHQSPLIAVPLAGDSHAAVEAISTLIHAAGFVPVVTGNLDSAKLFQPGSSLFLQALNEKELRASLANPS from the coding sequence ATGTTTTTAAGGAAATTATCAGGTTTTGTCCAACGCCTGACTCATTTGGCCACTGCGCTACCTTTAGCGTTAATCCTGATATTAACCAGCACAGCAATGCTATCTTCCGAGGCATTGGCCGCGCCGCGTCCGCTGCATAAAATTGGCATTATTGGCGGCGGTCAGATGGGATCGACATTAGGCAAACTGTGGGTCGATGCTGGCTATCAGGTAATGTTCGCCTCGCGTCATCCAGATGAACTGAAATCGCTTGCCAGCTCTTTGGGGCATAACACCCAGGTCGGCACGGTGCAGCAGGCAACCCAGTTTGGCGACGTGGTAGTGATGGCGGTTCCCTACGGAGCTTTGCCGGGACTGGGCAAAACGCTGGGACCCGCGTTGAAAAATAAAATCGTACTCGATGTCGGTAATCCGTATCCAGGTCGCGATGGTCAAACCGCACAAACCGCGCTGAGCATCGGCAGCGGTCGGGCAAGCGCAAAATTCTTGCCCGGCGCTCAAGTCGTCAGGGCCTTTAACTCGATAGCGGCCAGCACGTTGGCTTCCGATGCCCATCAATCGCCGCTGATTGCCGTACCGTTGGCCGGAGACAGTCACGCCGCCGTTGAAGCGATTTCTACTTTGATTCATGCTGCGGGCTTCGTGCCGGTCGTTACCGGTAATCTTGACAGCGCCAAGCTTTTCCAACCCGGATCATCACTGTTCTTACAGGCTTTAAACGAAAAAGAGCTGCGCGCTAGCCTGGCCAATCCTTCTTGA
- the pgsA gene encoding CDP-diacylglycerol--glycerol-3-phosphate 3-phosphatidyltransferase yields MQFNIPTCLTLFRVAMIPFFVLAFYLPYVWAPAACALIFVFAAITDWFDGYLARRWKQTTRFGAFLDPVADKVLVAIALVLVAEYFHAWWITLPAATMIAREIIISALREWMAEIGKRSSVAVSWIGKVKTMAQMLSLVALLWRPDDIAVAVGVVALYIAAVLTFWSMFQYLFAARNDLLEP; encoded by the coding sequence ATGCAATTTAATATACCGACGTGCCTTACCCTATTTCGCGTTGCGATGATCCCGTTCTTTGTACTGGCTTTCTATTTGCCGTACGTCTGGGCTCCAGCCGCATGCGCGTTAATCTTTGTTTTCGCCGCTATCACTGACTGGTTTGATGGCTATCTTGCTCGTCGCTGGAAACAGACGACGCGCTTTGGTGCGTTTCTCGACCCAGTGGCCGATAAAGTGCTAGTGGCAATTGCGCTGGTGCTGGTGGCAGAATACTTCCACGCCTGGTGGATAACCTTGCCGGCAGCAACCATGATTGCTCGTGAGATTATTATCTCTGCACTGCGTGAATGGATGGCGGAAATTGGCAAACGCAGTAGCGTGGCGGTGTCGTGGATAGGCAAGGTTAAAACCATGGCACAGATGCTGTCATTGGTCGCTCTGCTTTGGCGTCCAGATGACATTGCAGTGGCAGTGGGCGTTGTAGCGTTGTACATCGCTGCGGTGCTGACATTCTGGTCAATGTTCCAATATTTGTTCGCTGCGCGAAACGATTTGCTGGAACCTTGA
- a CDS encoding NTP/NDP exchange transporter: MRVRREEIAPLLWGWLYVFSLLCAYYIIRPIRDTISTVAGANTLPWLFSAVLVTMLLLQWPYNFLTQRLPRERFIAYSYHFCSLILLLFAALFFLPGGLNNRWVGRIFFIWVSVFNLFAVSVFWALIVDVFDTRRGKRLFGLLAAAATVGAIAGSTVTALLARHLSTSALLVLSALLVQISVFSAVRLSRRGAQLKKPAEETTGNMLVNETAKNVLTPLLAGIRQTIKSPYLLGICGYILFYSVTSTLLYFQQASIVRQAFSDESQRTAFFASVDLAINILTLLCQLTVTGRIISRFGTPYTLALLPFISIIGFAWLGWAPSLSILVGFTILRRAVNFALARPSREILFTVVSKQEKYHAKVFIDTLVYRTGDQIGAWSYQALSVLGLALAPMAIFSVALACGWMLLSFLLGKSQEKISFKSP; encoded by the coding sequence GTGCGCGTACGCCGTGAAGAAATCGCCCCTCTGCTGTGGGGGTGGTTATACGTTTTTTCACTGCTTTGTGCTTACTACATTATCCGACCAATCCGCGATACGATCAGTACCGTCGCGGGGGCTAATACCCTGCCCTGGTTATTCAGCGCGGTGCTGGTGACGATGCTGCTATTGCAGTGGCCGTATAATTTCCTGACTCAGCGCCTGCCGCGTGAACGCTTTATTGCCTACAGCTACCATTTCTGTAGCCTGATTCTGCTGCTGTTCGCCGCGCTGTTCTTTCTGCCTGGTGGATTAAATAACCGCTGGGTTGGTCGGATTTTCTTTATCTGGGTCTCAGTTTTCAATCTATTTGCCGTCTCGGTTTTTTGGGCGCTGATTGTCGATGTCTTTGATACCCGACGAGGAAAGAGACTGTTTGGATTGCTGGCGGCCGCAGCCACAGTGGGTGCAATAGCCGGTTCTACAGTCACTGCCTTGCTGGCCCGACACCTCTCAACTTCAGCGCTGTTGGTGCTATCGGCATTGCTGGTGCAGATTTCGGTATTCAGCGCGGTGAGATTATCGCGACGCGGGGCGCAGCTAAAGAAGCCTGCCGAAGAAACTACCGGCAATATGTTGGTGAACGAAACGGCCAAAAACGTGCTGACACCCCTGTTGGCCGGAATTCGACAAACGATAAAATCTCCTTATTTGCTAGGTATCTGCGGTTATATTCTGTTTTACTCAGTCACTTCAACCCTGCTTTATTTTCAGCAAGCCAGCATCGTTAGGCAGGCTTTCAGCGATGAAAGTCAGCGTACCGCCTTTTTTGCCAGCGTCGATCTGGCGATCAATATTCTGACCTTACTCTGTCAGTTGACGGTTACGGGTCGTATCATCTCCCGTTTTGGTACACCTTATACTTTGGCGCTGCTGCCTTTTATTAGCATCATCGGTTTTGCCTGGCTGGGTTGGGCACCTTCTCTAAGCATTCTGGTTGGATTCACTATTTTACGGCGGGCGGTTAATTTTGCTTTGGCTCGACCAAGTCGTGAAATCCTGTTTACCGTAGTCAGCAAGCAGGAAAAATATCATGCAAAGGTGTTTATCGACACCTTGGTTTATCGCACCGGTGACCAGATTGGCGCATGGTCCTACCAGGCGCTAAGTGTATTAGGGCTGGCATTAGCGCCGATGGCGATTTTTAGCGTAGCACTGGCCTGTGGGTGGATGTTACTCAGCTTTTTATTGGGAAAATCTCAGGAAAAGATCAGTTTTAAAAGCCCTTGA
- a CDS encoding antiterminator Q family protein, with product MRDIPQVLERWGGWAAADHSQLDWQKTAAGFRGLLPRPSSSRISCCDDDGLLIDGCVTRLQTSRPEEYQLLILHYVMKQPKRAIARSIKRDEKLVRIMLQMAEGFVEGCLAMLDVKLDMDPIVEIYREPKEIFTRSAISRLLYQ from the coding sequence ATGAGAGATATACCACAAGTTCTGGAGCGGTGGGGCGGCTGGGCGGCAGCGGATCACAGTCAGTTGGATTGGCAGAAAACGGCTGCCGGTTTCCGGGGATTATTGCCACGCCCTTCATCTTCGCGAATCAGCTGCTGCGATGATGACGGACTGTTAATTGACGGCTGTGTCACGCGCCTCCAGACTTCGCGGCCTGAAGAATATCAGCTGCTTATTCTGCACTATGTCATGAAGCAGCCTAAGCGTGCGATTGCCCGCTCTATAAAACGTGATGAAAAACTGGTGCGGATCATGCTTCAAATGGCTGAAGGATTCGTCGAAGGATGTCTGGCAATGTTAGATGTAAAGCTGGATATGGACCCGATTGTTGAAATTTATCGCGAACCTAAAGAAATCTTCACGCGGTCCGCAATAAGCCGTTTACTCTATCAATAG
- a CDS encoding cupin domain-containing protein, with the protein MKILNRHQVSRRDFCQLLLLASAMPLTGYAQDSQPNVNIRSLTLDKTVGGVPNDKLPLLIYQQAVPKNIANTDGYLTDLFARNGWPVQWRYQIFTFTHYHSNTHELLGVSQGQAKVQLGGATGPTATIQKGDVILIPAGVGHKQLSASADFQVLGAYPTGLSPDLYHDDPSKLAETRQNIARIAMPTTDPVTGTQGGIRQRWQQS; encoded by the coding sequence ATGAAGATTCTCAACCGTCATCAAGTTTCAAGAAGAGATTTTTGCCAGCTGTTGTTACTGGCCTCAGCCATGCCATTGACCGGCTACGCGCAAGACAGTCAGCCGAACGTCAACATCCGCTCACTCACCTTAGATAAAACCGTTGGCGGCGTGCCCAACGATAAACTTCCTCTATTGATTTACCAACAGGCCGTTCCCAAAAACATCGCCAATACCGATGGCTATCTTACTGATTTATTTGCCCGCAACGGCTGGCCTGTACAGTGGCGCTATCAGATATTCACCTTCACCCATTATCATTCCAACACCCATGAATTATTGGGCGTCAGCCAGGGTCAGGCAAAAGTTCAGTTGGGTGGCGCAACCGGCCCGACAGCGACAATCCAGAAGGGTGATGTCATTCTCATACCCGCCGGAGTAGGCCATAAACAGCTTTCCGCCAGCGCCGATTTTCAAGTATTGGGGGCCTACCCTACTGGATTAAGCCCGGATCTTTATCACGACGATCCTTCCAAGCTCGCCGAAACACGTCAAAACATAGCGCGGATCGCCATGCCGACTACCGATCCGGTGACCGGAACTCAGGGTGGTATTCGGCAACGTTGGCAACAAAGCTAA
- a CDS encoding LexA family transcriptional regulator, whose product MESVGARLKRLRRVTKTTQKVLGEYCGVSDVTVGYWEKDLNVPKAESLLKLAKYFNTTEAYVLYGTDFTGLQPLATSVRKIPILSWVQAGVFTESESSELFERAEYWMETGLRVSSDAFALTVRGDSMTNPSGLPSIPEGSTVIVDPNVEATNGKIVVARIAGTSEATMKKLVIDGPNKYLVPLNPRYANIPICDNCEIIGVVRGVQYEI is encoded by the coding sequence ATGGAATCAGTAGGAGCGAGACTAAAAAGACTACGCCGTGTGACTAAAACAACACAAAAAGTCCTCGGTGAATACTGCGGTGTATCAGACGTTACGGTGGGCTATTGGGAGAAGGATTTAAACGTTCCTAAAGCAGAGTCACTGTTAAAGCTTGCAAAATACTTTAACACCACTGAAGCTTATGTGTTGTATGGTACTGATTTTACAGGCCTTCAGCCGTTGGCAACCAGCGTCAGGAAAATCCCGATACTCTCATGGGTACAAGCTGGGGTGTTTACAGAATCGGAATCAAGTGAACTTTTTGAGAGAGCAGAGTACTGGATGGAAACCGGATTACGAGTGTCTTCAGACGCATTCGCTTTAACAGTGCGTGGTGATTCAATGACTAATCCATCTGGTCTGCCTAGCATCCCGGAAGGCTCTACTGTGATTGTCGATCCCAATGTCGAAGCCACCAATGGCAAAATTGTTGTCGCTCGTATAGCCGGTACTAGCGAGGCCACAATGAAAAAGTTAGTCATTGATGGTCCAAACAAATACCTTGTTCCTCTCAATCCGCGCTATGCCAATATTCCGATTTGCGACAACTGTGAAATTATTGGTGTCGTTCGCGGAGTGCAGTACGAAATCTAA
- a CDS encoding lysozyme gives MAMSAALRSKLVKLGGTTALTIVIALLGGPEGVEGQKSTPYRDAGGVWTVCSGITGADVVPGKYYSDKECEALLLKHLQPVKKAVDAAVKVPIDNYTRAALYSFAYNVGVGAFKHSSLLRHLNAGDTKAACDDLRQWVYVNKQRNRGLINRREIDRQVCLMRQS, from the coding sequence ATGGCTATGTCAGCAGCATTGAGAAGCAAATTAGTCAAATTGGGCGGCACTACCGCATTAACTATTGTGATTGCCTTACTTGGCGGGCCGGAGGGCGTTGAGGGGCAAAAAAGTACCCCTTATCGCGATGCGGGTGGGGTATGGACCGTTTGTAGTGGTATTACAGGGGCTGATGTTGTTCCGGGGAAATATTACTCGGACAAGGAGTGTGAGGCTCTGTTGCTAAAACACTTGCAGCCGGTCAAAAAAGCCGTCGATGCGGCAGTCAAAGTCCCCATCGATAATTACACCCGAGCTGCGCTGTATTCCTTCGCCTACAACGTCGGTGTCGGCGCTTTTAAACACTCTTCTTTACTCCGACACCTCAATGCCGGTGATACCAAGGCTGCCTGCGATGACCTGCGCCAGTGGGTTTACGTGAATAAACAGCGCAATCGCGGGCTGATAAACCGGCGGGAAATCGACCGGCAAGTGTGCCTGATGAGGCAATCATGA
- a CDS encoding FUSC family protein: MKWLSKSAILFAVKTCIAAFLALYIALKLNLDKPAWAMVSVYVISQLYSASTVSKAIFRFLGTVLGGIFIFIIYPLTVQHPVLFSLSVSLWVACCLFLSLHDRTPKSYIFMLAGYSAAIMGFADVTTPLGITYTVISRVEEITVAIICSSLIHMLVFPVRMRNLLESSVSNWYESAKKLCNELLTAESKDSTPERAQILVQMANYPLSVETLITHLVYEGDSARKLIRLVSAQYQHLSYLIPTLTAIEKRLSLLAEQGIVFPDYVAESFNHFLQWLNSPEQSGQAKWIESDISASQERIKGQYEREEISAEEGLLLIGLLERLQNFIRLSESYMGAKERVSSMGTERKRDKVKLIRKHADRGMILLSCFTAFTATMIGCMFWIGTGWKDGSTAPMMGAVVCSFFASMDSPVGSMKVFLKGVLVAIVISIFYVGLLIPPAINFESLIIVLAPGLLALGLVIANPSTNFLGLIVATQIPGFIGMTHNLKPDLLSIINASVSTVVGIVIAVVLTAVIRNKRPSWTAKRVLRRGIKELLQFTSEIKMNASSLLARQRYVASMIDKINIILPRNTVDPIPDVALGGNLITEIWLGVNCYDFYARHQDLLRENILDSDALMAEITRYYKKRLKNIYIKPPQSLLDELDKLLLRTEFLCRSNMQLYTPLFYLFNIRMALYPAQRWPEQ; this comes from the coding sequence ATGAAATGGTTATCAAAAAGTGCGATTTTATTTGCCGTAAAGACCTGTATTGCGGCCTTTCTGGCGCTTTACATTGCGCTTAAACTTAACCTCGATAAACCAGCCTGGGCCATGGTTTCGGTTTATGTCATATCACAACTTTATTCAGCCTCCACTGTTTCTAAAGCGATTTTTCGCTTCTTAGGCACCGTTTTAGGCGGGATTTTTATTTTCATCATCTATCCCCTTACCGTTCAGCATCCTGTACTTTTCAGTCTCAGCGTGTCGCTATGGGTTGCCTGCTGCCTGTTCCTCTCGCTTCACGATCGCACGCCCAAAAGTTACATCTTCATGTTGGCTGGCTATAGTGCCGCAATCATGGGCTTTGCCGATGTCACCACGCCGCTCGGGATAACCTACACCGTTATTTCCCGTGTTGAAGAAATCACTGTTGCCATTATTTGCAGCAGTCTGATCCACATGCTGGTGTTCCCGGTGCGCATGCGCAATCTGCTCGAGAGTAGTGTTAGCAATTGGTATGAAAGCGCCAAAAAGCTTTGCAACGAATTATTGACCGCCGAATCGAAAGACAGTACGCCGGAAAGGGCGCAGATTCTGGTGCAAATGGCCAACTATCCACTGTCTGTGGAAACGTTGATCACTCACTTGGTGTATGAAGGCGATTCTGCGCGTAAGCTCATTCGGCTAGTGAGTGCTCAGTACCAACATCTGTCTTATTTAATCCCTACGTTAACTGCTATTGAAAAACGCCTCAGCCTGTTGGCGGAGCAGGGGATTGTTTTTCCTGACTATGTCGCAGAGTCCTTTAATCATTTTCTGCAATGGCTCAACAGTCCGGAGCAAAGCGGGCAAGCCAAGTGGATTGAAAGCGACATCAGCGCCTCTCAGGAACGCATCAAGGGACAATATGAGCGCGAAGAAATCAGTGCCGAAGAGGGCCTGTTGCTGATTGGCCTGCTCGAGCGTCTGCAGAATTTTATTCGCTTGTCCGAGTCTTACATGGGGGCTAAAGAACGCGTCAGCAGCATGGGTACCGAGAGAAAACGCGACAAAGTCAAGCTCATCAGGAAACACGCCGACCGTGGCATGATCCTGCTTTCTTGTTTTACCGCTTTTACTGCCACCATGATTGGTTGCATGTTCTGGATAGGCACCGGCTGGAAAGATGGCTCTACCGCGCCGATGATGGGAGCGGTGGTGTGCTCATTCTTTGCTTCGATGGACAGCCCGGTTGGCTCGATGAAAGTATTCCTGAAAGGCGTGTTGGTGGCCATTGTCATCAGTATCTTTTATGTCGGGCTGTTAATTCCTCCTGCGATTAACTTCGAATCGTTAATCATTGTGCTGGCACCCGGTCTTCTTGCCCTGGGTTTAGTTATTGCCAACCCCTCAACCAACTTCCTTGGGCTAATTGTTGCCACCCAGATCCCGGGTTTTATCGGTATGACTCACAATCTTAAACCTGATTTGCTGTCGATCATTAATGCGTCGGTTTCTACGGTAGTCGGTATTGTGATTGCCGTGGTTTTGACGGCGGTTATCCGTAACAAACGGCCTTCCTGGACTGCGAAACGTGTGCTGCGTCGCGGTATTAAAGAGCTGTTGCAGTTTACCTCTGAAATCAAAATGAATGCCTCATCGTTATTGGCGCGTCAGAGGTATGTGGCCAGTATGATCGATAAGATAAATATCATTCTGCCGCGAAACACCGTCGACCCAATTCCTGACGTAGCTTTGGGGGGGAATTTGATTACCGAGATATGGCTGGGGGTCAATTGCTACGATTTTTACGCCCGTCATCAGGATTTACTCAGGGAAAATATTCTCGATAGCGACGCGTTAATGGCTGAAATTACTCGCTATTATAAAAAAAGGCTAAAAAATATCTATATCAAGCCGCCGCAGTCACTTTTGGACGAACTCGACAAATTGCTGTTGCGAACTGAGTTTCTGTGCCGCTCGAACATGCAGTTATATACCCCATTGTTTTATCTGTTCAACATCCGCATGGCGCTGTATCCCGCGCAGAGATGGCCTGAACAATAA